The genomic window ATCAGCACCCGCTGAAGAAGAAATGGTCGAAGAGAAACCTAAGAAAAAGCTCTCTAAAGCTCAACGCGAAGAGATGGCGCGCCGTAAGACCGAAGATCTGGTCAGCAAGCGGTTGAACCAGCTTGAAGAGTTGCGCGAGCAAAAGCGTATTCAGGACGCCCGTAAAGAGGCCGAAGCGGCGCAAGCTAAAAAAGAGAAGCCTGCGGCTGCGGTGGTACCTGGTCGTACCCCCCGTGAGGCTCCGGCCAATGAAAACTACGGTGGTGGACGTCGTAAGAACAAAAAATACCAGGATAATGAGGACCGTCTGCAGCAACCACGCGGCAAAGGCCGTCGTCGTAAGCAGCAGCGTGCGGAGCCACAACCGCCCCCAGCACCTGTTTTCCGCGAGGTCATTGTACCAGAGACCATTACCGTGGGTGAGCTGGCCAACCGTATGGCGGTTAAATCCTCCGAGGTCATTAAACTGCTGTTTGCTCAGGGCATGATGGTCACCATCAACCAAACCCTGGATCAAGATACCGCGGTTCTGGTTGTAGAGGAGCTGGGTCATACACCCAAGTCCATCTCTGAAGCGGCTGCCATTGAGGCTGAACTGAGTGCAGGTGAAGATGCTGCAGATGATCTGATCACACGTCCACCGGTCATTACCGTTATGGGTCACGTTGACCACGGTAAAACCTCCTTGTTGGATGCGATCCGTTCAACGGATGTCACCTCCCGTGAGCACGGTGGTATTACCCAGCATATTGGTGCCTACCAGGTACAGCTGGCCAGTGGTGACAAGATCACCTTCCTGGATACCCCTGGACACTCCGCCTTTACCGCCATGCGGGCACGTGGTGCACATGTGACCGATATTGTGGTGCTGGTTGTGGCTGCGGATGATGGTGTGATGCCTCAGACCATTGAAGCGATCAACCACGCTAAATCGGCTAAGGTGCCGATTGTGGTTGCTGTGAACAAGATCGATAAGCCAGACGCCAACCCTGACCGGGTTATGCAGCAGCTTTCCGAGCATGAACTGATCCCTGAGGATTGGGGTGGAGATACCATCTTCGTTCCCGTCTCCGCCAAAAGTGGACAGGGCATTGATACCTTAGAAGAGATGCTGTTGTTGCAGGCCGAAGTACTTAACCTGCAAGGCAACCCTGATAAGAAACGTGCACGGGGTACCATTATCGAAGCCAACTTGGATCGTGGACGTGGTGCGGTAGCGACCTGTCTGGTGCAAAACGGAACCCTGCGTGTGGGTGACATCTGTGTTGTTGGTAACGAGTGGTGTCGTGTTCGTGCCATGAACAATGATCGTGGTAAGCAGCTGAATGAAGCACCGCCATCTATGCCTGTTGAGTTGATCGGTCTCTCCGGTGTTCCGCATGCCGGTGATGAGCTGGTTGCGGTGAACGATGAACGTCGGGCCCGTGAGATTGCTGAGTTCCGTCACCAGAAGGATAAAGAGGCCGTACAGGCCAAACAGCAGCCTGCCACCAAGCTTGAAGATATGTTCGAGCATATCGAACAGGGCGAAGTGGAAGAGTTGAATGTGGTGTTGAAAGCCGACGTTCAGGGCTCTGTGGAAGCGGTGGCTGATGCCCTGCGCAAGATCAAGCATGAGCAGATTGAGGTTCGTGTTATCCATACCGGTGTGGGTGGTATTAACGAATCCGACGTCATGCTGGCCGTCGCCTCTGGTGCGATCACGGTTGGCTTTAACGTACGGGCCGATGCCAAAGCACGGGATCTGGCCAAACGTGAACAGATGGACCTGCGCTTCTATAATGTAATCTACGATCTGGTGGATGATATCAAACTGGCCCTAGAAGGTCGTTTGGCACCCACCGTCGAAGAAAAAGTACTTGGACATGCTCAGGTTCGTGAAGTATTCCGCATCTCCAAAATTGGTAATGTCTGCGGCTGTTTGGTGACGGATGGTACCATTCAGCGCAATGCCAATCTGCGTGTCTTACGTCAAAACGTGGTCATCTATGAAGGCCCTGTTTCGGCACTGAAGCGCTTTAAGGATGATGTGAAAGAGGTTCGTGAGGGCTTTGAGTGCGGTATCAGCATCGAGAAATACAACGATGTGAAGGTTGATGACGTGCTGGAGTGCTTCATTGAAGAGGAAGTGAAACAGACCCTTTCTTAAGTGGTTCTGAAATCATTCAGCCCCACCGGCTTTAAGCCCGTGGGGCTTTTTCCGTACTTAAGCCTGCTATGTTGATTGCTATTTTGGAAGCACAGTTAGACCTACCTGGTGTTCACTCCCTCAAACAAAAGCGGGGATTGATCAAAGGGCTGTTGCAGCGCATCCATAAAAAAATCAGGCCGCCGTTGCGGAAGTTGATCATCAGGATCATTGGCAGAGTGCATCCATTGGGTGTGCGCTGGTGGGTAATGAGGCCGCGGCTTTACAACGTCGCATGCAGAAAATACTCGACGCCATCGAACTGGATAGTTCCGGTGTGGTGTTGGTTGATTATCAGGTGGATATTATCTCATGACGATCCGAACCGAGCGTGTTGGTAACGCCATCCGCAAGGAGATCGCAAGTATGCTAACCCGAGGAGAGATCAAAGATCCTCGCTTGGGTGGCTTTGTGAACATTCAGGAAGTACGGGTTAGCCCTGACCTCTCTTACGCCAAAGTCTTCTATACCATCTTTGGTGAGGATGATCCCGCTGGTGTGGCCGATGCCTGGCAACGCGCCACCGGTTTTCTGCGCAATACCTTAGCCAAACGCCTAAAGTTACGCCGTACGCCAGACCTGACCTTTGAGTTGGATAAGGTTGCGGAACATGGCAAACGGATTGACGCGTTGTTGCATGGCTTGGATATTCCTCCTGCAGACGATGAAGACGGGTCCAACTAAAGATGGGACGTCGAAGAAAACGAAAAGGCCTACCTATTCACGGCTGGCTGGCGATCCATAAAGAACCCGGATTAAGCTCCAGTCAAATTGTCGAACGGGTAATCCGCACCACCAAAGCCAACAAAGCTGGTCATGGGGGTACACTGGACCCCTTTTCTGAAGGGCTACTACCCATTGCCCTGGGTGAAGCGACAAAAACCAGTGGCATGGTGTTAAATGGGGATAAAAGTTACCGTTGTTGGCTTAAGTTTGGTCAAGAGACTGACAGCGGTGATTTAACGGGTGAGATCGTGCACGAGGGGGGGAGCATACCTTCTCAAGCAGATTTAGAGGCGGTTTTACCACGTTTTGTGGGGGAGATTGAACAGATTCCCCCCGCTTTCTCTGCCCTGCGGGTAGATGGAGAGCGTGCCTATAAAAAGGCAAGACGTGGAGAAGAGGTGCAACTGGCTGCCCGTTGTGTTAAAATTGACCGTTTGGAACTTGTTGGATTTGAAGAAGATACAGCCATTCTAGATGTAGCATGTGGCAAGGGTACTTACATCCGCTCCTTAGGAGTGGATATCGCCCGTGCACTCGGTAGCCTGGGCCATTTAACCCGGTTGCTACGTACCGGCACTATGGGCTTTGGCCTAAATGATGCTGTTACATTGGATCAATTGCGTGAAACCTGTAGTGAAGGTAGGCTACAGGAGATTTTATACCCTGTTGACCGGGTGCTGGACGA from Magnetococcus sp. PR-3 includes these protein-coding regions:
- the truB gene encoding tRNA pseudouridine(55) synthase TruB gives rise to the protein MGRRRKRKGLPIHGWLAIHKEPGLSSSQIVERVIRTTKANKAGHGGTLDPFSEGLLPIALGEATKTSGMVLNGDKSYRCWLKFGQETDSGDLTGEIVHEGGSIPSQADLEAVLPRFVGEIEQIPPAFSALRVDGERAYKKARRGEEVQLAARCVKIDRLELVGFEEDTAILDVACGKGTYIRSLGVDIARALGSLGHLTRLLRTGTMGFGLNDAVTLDQLRETCSEGRLQEILYPVDRVLDDIPALRMTGNAWYHLRQGQEVEVEDATTPAGMVRLQDPEGRFGLLGEISATADLQGQRRIKPTRLFHLDKPPGSDQTAQ
- the infB gene encoding translation initiation factor IF-2; the encoded protein is MSDNKTSEGDNKLQLKAPRRIVLKKTVEGSSIKQNFAHGRSKSVAVEVRRKKTFLKPGAKDGTLLKDQEKPDEVEEKKDNAKSGKRGQDERHILRPLTPEEIEAKQKELDAKRLADEAEAKRIAEEEAAQRKIEEAEAKRVAEEEAAQRKAEEAEAKRVAEEEAKRKAEEAAVTAKQAAVEETPVAEKPAAEAPAPTKEKAPAVAKVAADTDKKASKKAEKPAKTEAKANKPAAETAPVAKESAPAEEEMVEEKPKKKLSKAQREEMARRKTEDLVSKRLNQLEELREQKRIQDARKEAEAAQAKKEKPAAAVVPGRTPREAPANENYGGGRRKNKKYQDNEDRLQQPRGKGRRRKQQRAEPQPPPAPVFREVIVPETITVGELANRMAVKSSEVIKLLFAQGMMVTINQTLDQDTAVLVVEELGHTPKSISEAAAIEAELSAGEDAADDLITRPPVITVMGHVDHGKTSLLDAIRSTDVTSREHGGITQHIGAYQVQLASGDKITFLDTPGHSAFTAMRARGAHVTDIVVLVVAADDGVMPQTIEAINHAKSAKVPIVVAVNKIDKPDANPDRVMQQLSEHELIPEDWGGDTIFVPVSAKSGQGIDTLEEMLLLQAEVLNLQGNPDKKRARGTIIEANLDRGRGAVATCLVQNGTLRVGDICVVGNEWCRVRAMNNDRGKQLNEAPPSMPVELIGLSGVPHAGDELVAVNDERRAREIAEFRHQKDKEAVQAKQQPATKLEDMFEHIEQGEVEELNVVLKADVQGSVEAVADALRKIKHEQIEVRVIHTGVGGINESDVMLAVASGAITVGFNVRADAKARDLAKREQMDLRFYNVIYDLVDDIKLALEGRLAPTVEEKVLGHAQVREVFRISKIGNVCGCLVTDGTIQRNANLRVLRQNVVIYEGPVSALKRFKDDVKEVREGFECGISIEKYNDVKVDDVLECFIEEEVKQTLS
- the rbfA gene encoding 30S ribosome-binding factor RbfA; translation: MTIRTERVGNAIRKEIASMLTRGEIKDPRLGGFVNIQEVRVSPDLSYAKVFYTIFGEDDPAGVADAWQRATGFLRNTLAKRLKLRRTPDLTFELDKVAEHGKRIDALLHGLDIPPADDEDGSN